Below is a genomic region from Mangifera indica cultivar Alphonso unplaced genomic scaffold, CATAS_Mindica_2.1 Un_0004, whole genome shotgun sequence.
aaaaacaactcGAATTAAAGTCGAAATAGATGAAAATTGACCCAAAACTGAGACCCAAGACATGTTTTTCTTCCTTGTCGTTTTGACGGATTCTACGCCATTGGCACCAGAACTTGGAACGATACGTCTCGCTATCAATTAGGCTACAAAAGCCCTATGTGACATCTCTAGAAAATCACTGGAAAACGACCAATTAGAAAGACAGAAAACTAGGGTTCATCGTGCAAAACTGGATTGAAATCGAGTTGGAAAAACCTGATTACCTGACCCGTTGGTCAATAGGTCGATCAAGACCTATCAATCAATGGGTCAACTTATTGAGTCATCTGGGTTAAACCCGAATTGGTCAAAAGGTTGACTGTACTATTGATCGATGCATGTACGTAGATGGAGGGTGACAAATTGCATCCAACGCATGGCAACATTATTCTGGTGCATGATAGTTTAGGTTGGCATGTTTGACTTATTCCTAGCAGGTGAAGGTGTATTGCAAACACTTTACGGTGCCTAGAGGCTCGTGTGGCATCATCTCGATGTGTGAAGGAgtgtatgaatttattttagCGCATGATAACGCTTGAACACCTCTTTCTAGTGTGTTTTGGCACGTGAACACCTATTTCTAGTGTGTTTTGGCATGTGAAACCTGTTTTTTGATCCTTGGAAGTTGTGTAGTACTCATACTTGTATATGAGATATGTTTCATAGGTCTTACAGCACATAAAGACATTTAATACCTTATTCTGACTCTCTGAAAACACATATGAGTGTTTCGAAATACATATTTCTACTTTATGCAAATTTGTTGACTAGGGACCAACACATTACATGTTGAAACTATCAATACTctgttgaattctcttaattggaaaagagataatattcatgcatgaatatgggccccgtaatcaatgatcttattcaggacaagaatttgaaatttttgggaTAGGTGGATTCATTATAGCTTGCTATAGAGCAACGCTTAATAATGTAGGAAGAGATATCTACTATTTTAacgttattcccaaaactaacataatgcgaggtatttgacctaacgcaaatataataaagactttatcatagataaagaAACTCAGAGATCAATACAAGTTGATAAAATAGTcttagtcaaaatagatgatgcattcgttgtatcatatataattttttttttaaattaatgaaattctcatctagaattggcgcaattagattaaagtttaaaatgtcaaacatttgtgtcatgaaagatgattgggaatatagtgaattttcaattttgtgtcttatgtgagatattttaaaattttaatgtataattatgACAAtcgatgtgtatttgattgcattgatagcGTTTTGTCTGATACATagtctctgtgatctagttaaccataacatcctaGAAAATGATggttgatttgaatgagaatgatactaaaTAAGGAGAATTACAATGTATGGCATTTGAAAGtcacaatatcctagatgagcaaaaggctttaaAGGCCGTAAATCAGGTTTAGATAGAGTTgtggctgactaagggatagaaacccAATCAAtgccttacacaaacgtgatgtgGAAGCATATCACgtatgtaagaagcaagacttacttagtgtgatatcttgattagtttcatgaatAATGATATGGTATATGAGTACCAATAATGTTCAACCACATATGTTATAAGTATGGTTttaattgaaaagtttggaAGAATTGCAGTCCCcaaataaagacagttgattgttaaatttaattaaatatcaaatctGATTATGGAACTGAAGTCAACTACACGTAACCTAATACATGAACAGTCAGTGCATTTTGAAAAGCAATTTCTTTCTGATAGTGAAAGCGTATGAAGATGcatatgacccacaatgagGAAAGAAACACTTTTGTTAATTGTTCATACCACATAGAACTAAAAAACAAAGGCCCTTAAGATAGCTGAACTTGGTACTCGTGCATACGTTGcagaatcaagttttaaaagtaagTGGCTTAAGTCTTAATATGGGAAGAAGATtgtataatgctcaaagaataagaacaaggaattgaaatgggaaaatggcaaaagtactagaagaagagatgaaaacaaGATGAATAGTTGTAATAGAAGCAACAAAAATTATATCGCCTGTGAATGAACGGAGCTAAAAATAATagtcttgttcaacataaagtgataaaactttattttttagtactataatattaactgagtattatcttaTATGGATTATGGACTCAAAAGCCGCTAACCAAGTAACTCATGATACAAGATCTTTAGtagaattttgtcaaattctgaataaagtgaattggatgtatgtaggcaacaacacaagagttgtagtaagaggaatagacacgaGCAAATGAGTTTTGCGAGGTGGtcaaatcctatacctacacaaAATCTAATATGtttcaaatattcaacaaatcttgaCCAAAATACTTGTTCTTTTTAAActagaatataatttgaatttctctaaaTGTTCTATTGAAATGCGATAGAATTGACTTTTATAGTTTtgatttgttggttgaatggttatatggtgtttgttaCCTTACATTCtgataatgttaaatttttcattatttgcttctcctatatatatggatatgaatgcaaatatatgacatgttgaATTAGGACACGTTGGccaagatgggttgaataaattggcctatgaaagtttattaggaactttcacatacaTAGAATTGTCCACATGTAAGCATTGTCTAGCtggaaaaacttctagaaaaccattcgACAAAGCTATAAGAGTTTGAGttcctttgcaatctatatacttaggtatatgttttcctatgaatgtaaaatttgagaatatatctcatattttattactagtGATGATAATAATGCTTCATTCAGTCttgtctatttgatctcccataaATCAGAAGCAATAGACTgttttagacactatatatatataattgaggttaaGAATCAATTAGATTAAATGGATAAGAGTTTTAAGAACTCACCGAGATCTTGAGCATTTGtccaaaaaaattcaagaactaagtaatgaaaaataaataatatggcAAACagtaattccaaaaaaaaaaacttcacaaCAAACCAGTGTAGCGGAGAAGAGTATTTAAACTCTATTTGAAATGGTTAAGTTAATGAAGACGTAAGCAAAACATCAAGTCTTTGTAATGATATGATGCTTATTACTACTTGTGTACTTAACCGATTGTCTACTAATCCAGTTGTttccactccttatgagttatggtcaggtagaaaacctgagttaattgattgcaaccttagtggttagtaATGTCTACCCATAGTTTTTCCTATAACTTTGAACAATTgggactgagaagaaatgaatatatctttatcagataTACTGAACACTCCAAAGGTTATGTGTTCATTAAGAAAGATTCCGCTTGAAGATTCCGCTTgaagattaactgaaattgTATTATGAGATACTACATTtatagagaattttttttttttaatagggaTGATGTTAATAACAGATTTtatctgaatgagatgagaaaagaatgaggatagGTATATCTTAGcaaccattagttgagtcctaagaaATAAGACCTATACTTGTTCTAGATAGTAGGAGCAAATACAATTGAGCTCTaacttatttcaaataataGGAGTAATAATCCTTAATTGCTTGTTTCGTTCATCTCAACCTAGTAGGagcattaagattaaactttaatcaaTTTTGGATAGTGGAGGTATTAGTTCTCAATTGCATAAGAGTGGACGTCCAAAAGTCTTCAAGTGACGCTTTGAAGTGAAAatgaggttttcataaccactccccaagatgatgaagaacctgaaataataaaagaaattgtctcATCCCtcgataagaaaattttgaaatgcattgaaAGAAGAGATataatacaaagaaaacaaactaattctaggttttggttgacttatcgccAGATTGAAAATTCATTGAGAATGAATAGGTTTTCTGAATTAGTTGTAAGGCGGATAgctcaataaatagatacaatttcaCTTTATAGTAAAAACTTATACCCAATGAGAATGTATAGATTGTATAGAaggatattttcatcatttataagatttacttcaatttgtttaattctagctatagtagcacattttaatttagaattacatcAGATGAATGTTAAGACAATTTTCTTAGCAGAAAACTTGACAGAGAAATCTGCgtgaaatgagatatagatctcGTTATTATAGGTCTGAAGCATAGAGTGCACGAGCTTCAAGGACGTTGTATGACCTAAAACTATCATCTAGGTAttggtacttgaaatttcataagtgttaataTTTTATGACTTTGAAGTGATTAATtaagaccatcatgtctattTGACAAAGTCTgataataaatttgtaattctatcaatatgtgtgatgatatataaatagctagaaatgatttgaagtaagtgataatcattaAATGATGGTTGTCTATAATCATTAAATGATGGTGAACAATGTTTGAGAAGAAAAGTTCTTCAAGCCACTTAATtattaccaataaaataaaactacaaTCTTCATTAGTTAAATTGAGTCAAGTGATGATgggtaataaattaaaagaaaagacaaagtACTTGAGAATGGAAGATccatttaatttgattaagatgcatatatgtatataaacacaAACTGAATGAGTGAGAAACATGAGTATATATGATGATTCCAATCTGATTCATTCGTCTTTACTTTGAACTTCAAACTATTGTTGCTCTAACCATcccaacaaaaatttcaaacctattTTGTTTGATTCTAATTCAAAACAAGAATATATATGATGATTCCAATCTGATTCATTCATCTTTACTTTAAACTTCAAACTGTTGTTGCTCCAACCATcccaacaaaaatttcaaacctattTTGTTTGATTCTAATTCAAAACAAGAGTATATATGATGATTTCAATCTGATTCATTTGTCTTTACTTTGAACTTCAAACTGTTGTTGCTCCAACCATcccaacaaaaatttcaaacctattttgtttgattcttattcaaagtaattaaaactattttagaTTAGAGCAATACGATACGTAtccattttgaatatacaaatatgtacatacatgtgtcatcatataattatgtgttattttatttttaattcaaaatcacctaagtatatgatgacacatataagtatttacatatttatacacccaaaatggatacacataattttattatttagattatcttaaaaataaattgattcttCAAATTAAGTCTTTGTTTTTCTAactattactttttaaagtcaagtgatgtaataatattatatattgtacacatactttttacaatcaaatgatataataatgttatttattggTAACAAGAGATTGGCATACTAATAAAAGCACGAGACTAGCACAAAATTAGCGCAAGATTGACACACCAACAAAAAATCCGATCATATAGGAAATGTACCTTATAATAAGGTCAAGGCTAAGAAAACGAGTCTTGAAGCCATTTCAACATTCCTATTACCCTAACATCAATTCCATCTCCAATGAATGTTAAGTTCGATGTTTTGATCTCCACGGTTTCCTTGTAAACTCCTTGCTTAACATAGATGGCCAATCTTTTCCTATCAGTTTTATTAGCTATAGTAGCCACAGCTTCAGAAATGGTCATATAACTTCCAAACTTGTCTTGCACAACCACAATGTCAACTTTTGGTGGCGTGGATTGAAGGAAGTGCCTATTGGCAGCCAAAACCCATGATAGAAATTCATCTGCTAGCATGATATTGCGAGATGAAATTAGTAGAAAAAACCAACAATGGAGAAGAAAATTGTATCCATAACTTGAATTTGTTGAGTAAATTGAGAGTTAAGTGAATTTATTGCAATGTTAAGTGAATGGGGTGGGGTTTATATAGTCTCCACCCCAtccaaatattgaaaaaattaaattgaattactAAAGCTTTCATACCTTTGTTTAAGATGAGAACACTAAACTAAGAGTCTTAAGAAATTTCATGTTGTCATTGtattcttatttgatttgtgAACTCTAGAATTAATACAATGAAAAAAATTCCAATATATCTATACATGCTAGTTTGAGATGTGAATAGTGAGAgattatgaattatatatctatacatGTTGTGCTAAGTTGTGAATTGTGTTGTAAATTGCAAagtcatttcattttttagttgtgaaaacaattttgaaagaGCATTTATGTATTACTGTACATAGTGTAAAagtcatttcattttttagttgtgaaaacaattttgaaagaGCATTTATGTATTACTGTACATAGTGTAAAAGTCATTTCATCTTTTAGTtgtgaaaacaattttgaaagaGTATTTTTGTACTGTACATAGTATTAAAATCATActaaaaatgttaaaactaGGTGTTGAAAGATTGAAATGGTCAATTCTAATTAAAGGCACTCCTCTTGAGAGATTGTAAACTATTGCAACTATACAAAATTAATGTCTTTGCACTTAACCAGTTTACAATCATAAAATATACCATCCCGcatattctttctttattttggaAATGAATGATCTGTGGGACTTATTTTACATCAAATCTATGTTccatggttttgtttttttaatatacatatatatacatacatacatccCTCTAATTAATTCTTTCGTAGAGTTGCAAAGGAAAATGAGTTGCTGTGTTTATGAAGTAACAAATGGTGTGCTGAGAGACATCCCAAATTTGAACTCAATGATATAAAGCTCTAGACTAGAACTTACTGAACCAAGCTCATTTCACACTCCTGTGAACCAAGCTGATATAAAAGTTTGAGTTAATTAGGTTCCAATCCATCCTCAgctaaaattaagattaatagtCCTAGGTAGCAAACAGTCAACTCATAATTGATTAAATCACAACTTGTAATATATAGTAGGTGGCTCATAGCTGAAACTCAGGTCAGATAAGACAACCTCCATAAGCTTATAGCGAAAGAGGGATCGAAAAACCGAGGATTGTTCGTATCTAAAATTGCTTTTTATATTCTCTGAATGAACCCATGAAAACTGCATACATCAACTGAAACAACTCGGCGTCGGTACGAACTGGGCCATGTCCGAAGATCCTTTTGAGtaaaattcgattcaaatagaaaatactctaactcaaatttttgagtaaaaattaaatttaatttgaataaaaaatgatttaaatcaattatttgaatttattgctaagtttaactcgaattgatgatttaaatttattattcaaatttgtgattcaaGGTTgtgacttattaataaaacaacatcattttactTAAACAATATTCAAATTTACTGATTTAAgctatgaattcaaactgaaccaaaccatcaattcaaattataaattagaacTAAATCAACCTACAAATTTAATCTACTAATTTaagctataaattcaaaccgaactaaATGAACAACTGCTAATTCGAGTTCGGCATGGTTTCAATGAGTTAaatctttcaatttaaattcgatttaaatcaaacaaattcaaaccaaactgaattgGCTCAAATTCGTAGCCATAATGTTTGGTTTATGTGAAGTATAAGGAATAACGTTCAAAATGTAGAAGCTTTACTGGGCTCAAGAATTATGCCACAAACAGGATACGACgttcaaaattattaagaacCAAAAAACTTGTTCATCCGTTTATAATAAGAAGCAGCAGAATGACaaacatatataaaacatttaactgGGTAAGTTTCCAATTGTTCTTTAACTGAAATCGACAACTGGATTTTTCATTATTACTCAAGAAGACTCTCGAACTTATGTATATCAACACTGTAGAGTTTATGTAATAACGGTAGGTGCTGATCGGCCAGTGAATTCCTGCATCTTGGAAAGTTTTAGAGCAACCTCCACCTGCAATGacatgaaaattattaatttagcATTGAATCAGCAAAATGTCTAGTTACAGTGAGAACGGATATATTTTCTTACCAGTGGAGCAAGTGCCTCTTGAGAATCTCTCCCAGTTTTTGAAGGATCCTTCTCATACTGTTCAATGTACAGACGGATTGTTGCACCTTCGGAGCCAGTTCCTGAGAGACGAAAAACCTGCAACAATATCCAGACTgataagaaaaacataatattttcattCTAATTCCAACAACTGTAATCATCTAAAAACAATTCCAAAATCTCCATAACATTTGAAACAGTGAGTTCGATTGGAATTAAATTTGCAGTTCTTTACAATAAGTCCTTGTGTAgccattaaaaatttgaaatttatacagAATTCTTCAGGGAACTTTGGTTCTATAGTCAATTCACTCCCCGgtattaaatcaaatcaactaAGCTTTAATATTAAGGTCCTGATAGAAAAGTTTTGCCCTGGCCAAGGTTATTTTACAATTAGCAACGAAAAGTAAAAAGCAGTCCACTTACCAATCGTGATCCATCCTCAAACAAGTATCGGATACCCTGGTGCTTTGAGATGGAACCATCAACAGGATCTTTGTATTCAAATTCATCAGCATTGGCAACATTTGACACATCTGAACGTATCCCCTTCACAAGTCTGGATGAAAGACAGTGAAAATGCTTCagaagaaatgttaaaaatatgtaACCAACAAAAATATTGTGCAACATGGTTATAACT
It encodes:
- the LOC123205382 gene encoding pectinesterase 2-like, with translation MLADEFLSWVLAANRHFLQSTPPKVDIVVVQDKFGSYMTISEAVATIANKTDRKRLAIYVKQGVYKETVEIKTSNLTFIGDGIDVRVSVANGHLLQSVPPKVDVVVVQDMSGNYATIPDVAVAVANKTDGKRLVIYVKH